In the genome of Sphaeramia orbicularis chromosome 13, fSphaOr1.1, whole genome shotgun sequence, one region contains:
- the LOC115431874 gene encoding ribonucleoside-diphosphate reductase large subunit, with protein sequence MHVIKRDGRQERVMFDKITSRIQKLCYGLNPDFVDPAQITMKVIKGLYSGVTTVELDTLAAEIAATLTTQHPDYAILAARIAVSNLHKETKKVFSEVMEDLYNYINPLNKRHSPMISKETLDIVLENKDRLNSAIIYDRDFSYNFFGFKTLERSYLLKISGKVAERPQHMLMRVAVGIHGKDIDAAIETYNLLSEKWFTHASPTLFNAGTNRPQLSSCFLLAMKDDSIDGIYDTLKQCALISKSAGGIGVAVSCIRSTGSYIAGTNGNSNGLVPMLRVYNNTARYVDQGGNKRPGAFAMYLEPWHFDVFDFLELKKNTGKEEQRARDLFYALWIPDLFMKRVETNKDWSLMCPNECPGLDECWGEEFEKLYTKYEQEGRVKRVVKAQQLWHAIIESQTETGTPYMLYKDACNRKSNQQNLGTIKCSNLCTEIVEYTSEDEVAVCNLASIALNMYVTPERTFDFKKLVDVTKVIVKNLNKIIEINYYPVKEAENSNRRHRPIGIGVQGLADAFILMRYPFESPEAQLLNIQIFETIYYAALEASCELAEKYGAYETYQGSPVSKGILQFDMWEKTPTDLWDWTALKEKIAKHGVRNSLLLAPMPTASTAQILGNNESIEAYTSNIYTRRVLSGEFQIVNPHLLKDLTERGLWDEEMKNQLIAHNGSIQNIAAIPDDLKQLYKTVWEISQKTIIKMAADRGAYIDQSQSLNIHIAEPNYGKLTSMHFYGWKQGLKTGMYYLRTKPAANPIQFTLNKEKLKESQPTKASEQEIKERNTAAMVCSLENRDECLMCGS encoded by the exons ATGCATGTTATCAAACGAG ATGGACGCCAGGAGCGCGTCATGTTCGATAAAATCACCTCTCGCATCCAGAAGCTATGTTATGGACTGAATCCTGACTTTGTGGACCCGGCTCAAATCACGATGAAGGTGATCAAGGGTTTGTACAGTGGTGTCACCACTGTGGAGCTCGACACACTGGCCGCAGAGATCGCCGCTACACTCACTACCCAACACCCTGACTATGCCATTCTCGCTGCACGGATCGCTGTTTCTAATCTGCACAAAGAGACAAAGAAGGTGTTCAGTGAGGTGATGGAGGATCTGTACAACTACATCAACCCCTTAAACAAGCGGCACTCGCCCATGATCTCTAAGGAGACCCTCGACATTGTTCTTGAGAATAAAGACCGCCTCAACTCAGCCATAATTTATGACAGAGATTTCTCCTACAACTTCTTTGGTTTCAAGACTCTGGAACGATCGTACCTGCTCAAAATCAGCGGCAAAGTGGCTGAGCGTCCACAGCACATGCTCATGAGAGTGGCTGTTGGAATCCATGGAAAAGATATTGATGCAGCCATTGAAACCTACAACTTGCTGTCAGAGAAATGGTTCACTCATGCTTCTCCTACACTCTTTAACGCAGGAACCAACAGGCCACAGCTGTCCAGCTGCTTCCTTCTTGCCATGAAGGACGACAGCATTGATGGCATTTATGACACTCTGAAACAGTGTGCCCTCATCTCCAAATCTGCAGGAGGAATTGGTGTTGCTGTCAGCTGCATCAGATCAACAGGAAGCTACATTGCAGGTACTAATGGCAACTCCAATGGCCTGGTCCCGATGCTGAGAGTTTACAACAACACGGCACGTTATGTTGACCAGGGCGGCAACAAGAGGCCAGGAGCATTCGCCATGTACCTGGAGCCGTGGCACTTTGATGTGTTTGATTTCCTTGAACTGAAGAAGAACACGGGAAAGGAGGAGCAAAGGGCCCGAGACCTTTTCTATGCCCTGTGGATCCCCGACCTGTTCATGAAGAGGGTGGAGACTAACAAGGACTGGTCTCTGATGTGTCCAAATGAGTGCCCTGGGCTGGACGAGTGCTGGGGGGAGGAGTTTgagaagctgtacaccaagtaTGAGCAGGAGGGCAGAGTGAAGCGTGTAGTGAAAGCTCAGCAGCTGTGGCACGCCATTATCGAGTCCCAGACCGAGACTGGGACACCATACATGTTGTACAAGGATGCCTGCAACAGAAAGAGCAACCAGCAAAACCTGGGAACCATCAAATGCAGCAACCTGTGCACAGAGATCGTGGAGTACACAAGCGAGGACGAGGTTGCGGTCTGTAACCTGGCCTCCATCGCTCTCAACATGTACGTCACTCCTGAACGGACTTTTGACTTTAAGAAACTCGTAGATGTCACCAAAGTAATTGTTAAAAACCTGAACAAGATCATTGAAATCAACTACTACCCCGTTAAGGAAGCAGAGAACTCAAACCGGCGTCACAGACCTATCGGGATCGGCGTCCAGGGTTTGGCAGATGCTTTCATCCTGATGCGTTATCCCTTTGAAAGCCCAGAGGCTCAGCTGCTCAACATCCAGATTTTTGAGACCATCTACTATGCCGCGCTGGAGGCGAGCTGCGAACTGGCGGAGAAATATGGCGCCTATGAGACATACCAAGGTTCTCCGGTCAGCAAGGGGATCCTCCAGTTCGACATGTGGGAGAAGACGCCCACAGACCTGTGGGACTGGACAGCACTGAAGGAGAAGATTGCCAAGCATGGCGTTAGGAACAGCCTGCTGCTTGCCCCGATGCCCACTGCCTCCACCGCCCAGATCCTCGGCAACAATGAGTCCATTGAGGCCTACACCAGCAACATCTACACCCGCAGGGTCCTGTCTGGAGAGTTCCAGATCGTAAACCCTCACCTGCTCAAAGATCTGACGGAGAGAGGACTCTGGGACGAGGAGATGAAGAACCAGCTGATCGCTCACAACGGTTCCATTCAG AACATTGCTGCAATTCCAGATGATCTGAAGCAGCTTTATAAAACAGTCTGGGAAATCTCCCAGAAGACCATAATCAAGATGGCGGCAGACCGCGGCGCCTACATTGACCAGAGTCAGTCCCTGAACATCCACATCGCAGAGCCAAACTATGGTAAACTGACCAGCATGCACTTCTACGGCTGGAAACAG GGTCTGAAGACGGGGATGTACTACCTGAGGACGAAGCCAGCCGCCAACCCCATCCAGTTCACCTTGAACAAGGAGAAGCTGAAGGAGTCGCAGCCAACCAAAGCCTCAGAGCAGGAGATCAAGGAGCGCAACACCGCTGCCATGGTGTGTTCTCTGGAGAACAGAGACGAGTGCCTCATGTGTGGATCTTAA